The following are encoded together in the Monodelphis domestica isolate mMonDom1 chromosome 5, mMonDom1.pri, whole genome shotgun sequence genome:
- the LOC100025215 gene encoding olfactory receptor 2AP1-like, with translation MGNETRITEFILQGLTDIEDLQMVVFLLLLLAYLITISGNLTIITLTLLDSRLQTPMYFFLRNLSCLEIWFQTVIVPKMLINIATGTKTISFAGCITQDFFHIFLGATEFFLLTAMSYDRYVAICKPLHYPTLMSPKICTQLTLTCWLAGFSFIIVPLVLTSQLPFCDSHINHFFCDYTPLMEVVCSGPKVLEMVDFTLALVALLSTLVLITLSYVQIIRTIIKIPSAQERRKAFSTCSSHAIVVSMCYGSCFFMYVKPSPGKGVDLNKGVSLINTIIAPLMNPFIYTLRNQQVKQVVKDLLKKFTRLQNRGRKGLVPSIWRSNVGPERPPDD, from the exons ATGGGCAATGAAACCAGAATAACTGAGTTCATCCTCCAGGGATTAACAGATATTGAAGATCTGCAGATGGTAGTTTTTCTGCTCCTGCTGCTAGCCTACCTGATAACCATTTCTGGCAATTTGACTATTATCACTCTGACACTATTGGACAGCCGCCTACAGACACCAATGTATTTCTTCCTCCGGAACCTGTCCTGCTTAGAGATCTGGTTCCAGACAGTCATTGTCCCCAAAATGTTGATCAACATTGCCACAGGGACCAAGACAATTAGTTTTGCTGGCTGCATCACCCAAGACTTCTTCCATATCTTCCTTGGGGCCACTGAATTCTTCCTCCTCACTGCCATGTCATACGATCGCTACGTTGCCATCTGCAAACCCCTTCACTACCCAACCCTCATGAGCCCCAAAATCTGCACCCAGCTTACCCTCACCTGCTGGCTAGCTGGTTTCTCTTTCATCATTGTCCCTCTAGTCCTGACCAGCCAACTTCCCTTTTGTGACTCCCACATTAACCACTTCTTCTGTGACTACACACCTCTAATGGAAGTGGTCTGTAGCGGGCCAAAGGTATTGGAGATGGTAGACTTCACTTTGGCTTTGGTAGCCCTCCTTAGCACCTTGGTACTGATCACCCTGTCCTATGTCCAGATCATCCGTACAATCATTAAAATCCCATCAGCCCAGGAGAGGAGGAAGGCCTTCTCCACCTGCTCCTCTCATGCTATTGTTGTCTCCATGTGCTACGGCAGCTGTTTTTTCATGTATGTCAAACCCTCTCCAGGCAAAGGGGTTGACCTCAACAAGGGGGTGTCACTGATCAATACAATTATTGCCCCCCTCATGAATCCCTTCATCTATACCCTTAGGAACCAGCAAGTGAAGCAGGTGGTGAAGGACCTGCTTAAGAAGTTTACTCGACTCCAAAACAG gggtcgtaaggggctggtccctAGCATCTGGCGCTCCAACGTGGGGCCCGAGCGACCACCGGACGACTGA
- the LOC100025196 gene encoding olfactory receptor 6C4-like, with protein MKNLTTLTEFTLLGLTDAPEFQVAIFLFLLFTYMLSIFGNLTIITLTLLDSHLQTPMYFFLRNFSFLEISFTSVFTPRFLFSLTTGNKAISFAGCFIQYFFAIFLGATEFYLLAAMSYDRYVAICKPLHYTIIMNNRVCIQLVLYSWLAGFLIILSPIILTSQLDFCSSNVLNHYYCDYGPLLQISCSDTTLLEVVDFILALLTLIITLVLVILSYINIIQTILRFPSAQQRKKAFSTCSSHMVVVSLSYGSCIFMYVTPSAKEGVAFNKGVAILNTSVAPLLNPFIYTLRNKQVIQAFKDMARKVMSI; from the coding sequence ATGAAAAATCTCACCACTCTGACTGAGTTCACCCTTCTGGGCCTGACAGATGCCCCGGAATTCCAAGTTGCAATATTCCTCTTCCTCTTATTCACTTATATGCTCAGCATCTTTGGCAACCTGACCATCATCACTCTTACTCTCTTGGACTCACATCTCCAGACCCCTATGTATTTCTTCCTCCGaaacttttctttcttagaaatttCCTTCACatctgtttttactcccagattCTTGTTCAGTCTTACAACAGGAAATAAAGCCATCAGTTTTGCTGGCTGCTTCATTCAGTACTTTTTTGCCATATTCCTGGGAGCAACAGAGTTTTACCTTCTGGCTGCCATGTCCTATGACCGCTATGTTGCCATCTGTAAACCTCTGCATTACACAATCATCATGAACAACAGAGTCTGCATCCAACTTGTCCTGTACTCTTGGCTGGCTGGGTTCCTAATTATTTTATCACCAATCATTCTGACAAGCCAGTTAGATTTCTGTTCATCCAATGTGCTAAACCATTATTATTGTGACTATGGGCCTCTCTTGCAGATTTCTTGTTCTGACACAACCCTTTTAGAGGTGGTTGACTTTATCCTAGCTTTGCTAACACTCATAATCACCCTTGTGCTGGTGATTCTTTCCTACATAAATATCATCCAGACAATTCTTAGGTTTCCTTCtgcccagcaaaggaaaaaagcCTTTTCTACCTGTTCCTCCCACATGgttgttgtctccctctcttatGGTAGCTGCATTTTCATGTATGTTACACCATCAGCAAAGGAAGGTGTTGCCTTCAACAAAGGAGTAGCTATACTTAATACTTCAGTTGCTCCCCTACTTAATCCCTTCATTTATACTCTAAGGAACAAGCAAGTGATACAAGCCTTCAAGGACATGGCCCGAAAAGTCATGAGTATTTGA